From Streptomyces sp. TLI_105, the proteins below share one genomic window:
- a CDS encoding solute carrier family 23 protein, translated as MHPVDERRPLGRILLFGVQHVLVMAATPISAIFLMSATLRLDARLTVDLLSAAFVLSGVGSLIQSLGPWKFGPRLPFMMLPGGAPLVLFLAIAGQHGLPTACGAVILTALFSFVVLPLFSRLLAFFPGLVIGTMIVIVGVNLVKVGAVLVTGRPGEPGFAQPQNLLLGIATIGFTVAFYLLFSGVVRQLAVMLGLLAGTALAAALGRVPLGHAADGGLLSLPHLLPFGTPRFDLLAALPLMLYSLASMAEATGQTVINAQAVGKEIDPRVHVPRTVRGDALTSLFGGFFGLPLMVTSGENIGIVRVTGVRSRFVTATAGVALIVIGFLAPVTRAISVIPSAVVGGTAMVVFAVITVLGVQMLGRSDLDRHTSTFVCAVALALGLLPILVPGVYGGFPPNLRILLESGVAVGAFVAAVLNILFHHVRPGVAARLTGPRAESDR; from the coding sequence GTGCACCCCGTCGACGAGCGCCGGCCGCTCGGCCGGATCCTGCTGTTCGGGGTCCAGCACGTGCTCGTGATGGCCGCCACGCCCATCTCCGCGATCTTCCTGATGAGCGCCACCCTGCGGCTCGATGCCCGGCTGACCGTCGATCTGCTGTCCGCGGCCTTCGTGCTGTCCGGCGTGGGTTCGCTCATCCAGTCGCTCGGACCCTGGAAGTTCGGGCCCCGGCTGCCGTTCATGATGCTGCCGGGCGGCGCCCCGCTCGTGCTGTTCCTGGCCATCGCCGGACAGCACGGCCTGCCGACGGCGTGCGGCGCGGTCATCCTCACCGCACTGTTCTCCTTCGTCGTGCTGCCCCTCTTCTCGCGGCTGCTCGCGTTCTTCCCCGGCCTGGTGATCGGCACGATGATCGTCATCGTCGGCGTGAACCTGGTGAAGGTGGGCGCCGTCCTGGTCACCGGCCGCCCCGGTGAGCCGGGCTTCGCCCAGCCGCAGAACCTCCTGCTCGGCATCGCGACGATCGGCTTCACCGTCGCGTTCTACCTGCTGTTCTCCGGTGTCGTGCGCCAACTCGCCGTCATGCTCGGCCTGCTGGCCGGCACCGCGCTCGCCGCCGCGCTCGGCCGCGTCCCCCTCGGCCACGCCGCCGACGGCGGGCTGCTCAGCCTGCCGCACCTGCTGCCCTTCGGCACCCCGCGCTTCGACCTGCTCGCCGCGCTGCCCCTGATGCTCTACAGCCTCGCCTCGATGGCCGAGGCCACCGGCCAGACCGTCATCAACGCACAGGCCGTCGGCAAGGAGATCGACCCGCGCGTCCACGTGCCCAGGACCGTCCGCGGCGACGCCCTCACCTCCCTGTTCGGCGGGTTCTTCGGGTTGCCGCTCATGGTGACCAGCGGCGAGAACATCGGCATCGTCCGGGTCACCGGCGTCCGCAGCCGCTTCGTCACCGCGACCGCCGGCGTCGCCCTCATCGTCATCGGCTTCCTCGCCCCGGTCACCCGGGCGATCAGCGTCATCCCGTCCGCCGTCGTCGGCGGCACCGCGATGGTCGTGTTCGCCGTGATCACCGTGCTCGGCGTCCAGATGCTCGGCCGCTCCGACCTCGACCGGCACACCAGCACCTTCGTCTGCGCCGTCGCCCTCGCCCTCGGCCTGCTGCCGATCCTCGTCCCCGGCGTGTACGGCGGCTTCCCGCCCAACCTCCGCATCCTCCTCGAAAGCGGCGTCGCCGTCGGCGCGTTCGTCGCCGCCGTCCTCAACATCCTCTTCCACCACGTCCGGCCCGGCGTCGCCGCCCGGCTGACCGGCCCCCGCGCGGAAAGCGACCGATGA